From Punica granatum isolate Tunisia-2019 chromosome 1, ASM765513v2, whole genome shotgun sequence:
catcaatgaaatttaactgttcgtaccgctgctttgcccattccgcttcttcgagctcggcctcggcaagaatcctcatggaagggatctctacttcgattgggagcacggcctccatgccatagactagtgAGTACGGGGTGgccccggttgaggtccgtatggacgtacggtacgccaagagtgcataggggagcatctcgtgccaatccttatagttcaccgtcattttttcgatgatctttttgatgttcttattcgccgcttccaccgcaccgttcatttggggacggtacggggtggaattgcggtgccggattttgaattgtgcacaaagctcgtcgatgaccttgttgttcaggttcttggcgttgtctgtgatgattgtcgcagggaccccgtatcgggcaatgacgtcgcgtttgagaaaacgggccacggcctttgcggtgactgacgcaagagtgacggcttcgatccacttggtaaagtaatcaattgccaccaaaatgaacatgtgaccgttggacgctttggggttgatcgggccgatcacatccattccccacattgaaaaaggccatggcgccgtcatggggcgcaattcgttgggcggcgctttgatctgatcggcgtaaactTGACATCGGTGACAatgtctgacatgcttcacacaatcagtctccatggtggaccaataatagcccaggcgcatgatcttcttagcgagcatgagaccgttcatatgaggtccacagtttcccccgtgcacttcctccatgagacgccgcgattcgtgttcgtcgatgcaccggaggagtgtggagtcgaaggaacggcggtagagtatctcgccgctcaagaagtagtgtatcgcgaggcgtctgagagtcttgcgatcgcggcggtcggcgaatggggggtattggccggttcgcagaaggttcttgatgtcttcgtaccacggcttcgcctcGGATGCTCCAATCGAATTGCAGTGCgccggtccttcggctatctcaatctcgaggggctcgataaggttctccttcgtgatgctcaccatggaggcgagcgttgcaagcgcgtccgcgaattgatttgtcatgcgcggagtgtaggtgaacgagacgtcctcgaagttctcggttaacttctcgaggtatTCGTGATACGGCACTAGCTTcgcgtctttcgtcttccattgccccagcgtctggaagatagtgagcatggagtcaccgaacacttcgagctcttttactttgaaatcaatcgccgcttggaggccgagaatacatgcctcgtactcagccacattattggtgcagggaaagtcgatctttgccgctaccgggtaatagcgcccgtccggggatatcagtaccGCGCCGATGCCTGATCCCGTGGAATTGACAgcaccgtcgaaatacatcttccatcccggctcctctccctcgtcgtctactcggaggattccctcatccgggaagtcggggTTTATGggtgtgtggtcttcaattgggaattctgctaaatgatccgcgatcgcttgccccttgaccgaagtgcgggacacgtactcgatatcgtattccgtcaattgacagcgccatttggcgaggttgcgcgtggaggagggactgtcgagcaaatatttcaggggatccgccttTGATAGCAAGCGGACTgtgtgataaagcgtgtattgtcggagcctttgcatgacccacaccaacgcacagcacatcttctcgatttccggataatttgactctccatcggtgaactttttgctcagatagtagatcgcgcgTTCCGTGTgcgtggactcctcctcctgtcccagcatgcatcctaatgattgaCGACGCACCGTTAGGTAGAGTACGAGGGGACGGCCtggtgtaggcgggaccaataccggcggttggaccaggtatgccttgatggtgtcaaaggccttctgacattcttcgtcccattcgatcgccgcgttcttgcggagcaagcgaaagagtggttggcatttgtctgtcaagttcgcaatgaatcgtgcgatgtaattcagccgccccaagaagcctcgtacttcgcggaccgaagatggcggaggaagctccttgatcgccttgactttatcgggatctacttcgatgccgcgctcgctgaccacgaatcctagtaattttcccgatcgagcgccgaacgtgcattttgccggattgagccgaagcttgtactcctttaagcggtcgaagagacgcttcagGTTAATGAGGTGGTCCTCTCCcactttggacttggcaatcatgtcgtcgacgtagactTCGAcctccttgtgcatcatgtcgtggaacaacgtgaccatagccctctgataagttgccccggcgttcttcaggccgaaaggcatgacgcgataACAAAAGGTCccccacatggtagtgaatgtcgtcttgaccttgtcttcctcggccatccgaatttgattgtatccggagaagccgtccatgaaagaaaactgagaGTGGCGCGCCGTATTGTcaactagtatgtcgatgtggggcaagggaaaattgtccttggggctggccttattgaggtcccgatagtcgacgcagactcgaacccttccatctttcttctccaccggcacgatgtttgccacccattcggagtagttgcagacctcgagaaagcccgcgttgatctgtttgacgacctcctccttgatgcggagaaggaggcttgcccgttgccgtcgcaattgttgccgcttgggcgggaacttctcggtgtctagcgggaggaagtgctttactattgacgggtctagccccggcatgtcagcgtaggaccaagcaaaaacttcttgatacatggtcaggaaatcgatcattcggacccgttgtgttgggtcgagACTTGTaccgatctttaggatgcggGGCTCCTCTTGAGTACCCACATTGATCTCTTCTGTCGGCTCAAGCGAGGTGagttggcgatcctcgaggcggcgcaaactctcttccatctcaggcactagactgtcttcgtcgagcccttctccgaagtatatgggtccgggctctccgagacattcttcgaatgggttcgaatcgacgcgtcgaggatttggattcgagtggagcctggaaattttagagaatcgtcttagaaaatttcatAGTGTTGTGAGGTGGAGAATAGGAGGGAGAAAGAATGCAAGGGAATTCAAAAAAAgcgtgagagatttcattgatgttgTGAACAAAGAGCCATAATAGAAACCCCTtttccgtcgtgtggcgcatggctatgccgacacgcggggaacatcttatacgtagataagccttacacatcggcaatcacagccgagtagcgcgggactgaagtccagttgtccagctcctcattttcctgcgccaagcgaatgtgaacccctgaaggaatctcctcggtgacggcgtacacggCTGACGGAGTGGCAGAAATGTCGTCGGAGTctgaggaagggccgtcaagggtgcctcCTATGATGCGtgaaggcccggggaagaaacGAGATAATGGGGGGACTGGAGTGCCCCTGTTGAGTCTCCCGTAGTATGCGGCAAGGCGATGAAGGTGGTTGCCCTTGCGGGCCTCaatgatctcatgacaggaggggcgaaagccgagtcccctcctgtgttTATATTCCTCGATCtcgatggggcggttgatcccttgtccgcgtgccccaaggccggtgccgggaataTAATTGTTGCGCAGGAGAaacttccctatcatgcgatcggcgcgggacggtccgctctctccgtagtcccggatgacggagatggtctcgaaCGAGTGGAACGGGAGGTTTTCATCGTCCCCAACGCTGATGTAAggcaccgccgtctccttgtagatggcgtaatcctcctcccctTTCACCGTGATGAGCTTCTCTTCAACGATGAACTTTAGCCGTTGgtgcagagaagaggggacggcgccagccgagtggatccaaggcctcccgagcaacaggctgaacgcgttcgggatgtcgagcacctggaacgtgatgctgaacgagcacgggccaacgtctatgaggaggtcgatctccccgttcacctccctgcgagagccatcaaaggctcggaccgccgtcttgcttgggcggactcggttaagatccacgttcatctgtttgagggtggtcaccgggcagACATTGAGGGCGGacccgttgtcaatcat
This genomic window contains:
- the LOC116205527 gene encoding uncharacterized protein LOC116205527, whose translation is MEDPANKGEESSKKAPATPSSSTGRRAKEVSVNAVNTARQAPQQYPVNLTTAPTTAPTYFPPPPQHQLQSIYYSAPPIPPSTTSQSYDHFTPAPAQPSQPRPPVSRTPPPTQQNPASQGQQAGGAPSRPRKQYSPLPAPLSHIYRQLLAGDQIQPISPGPNFDPSIQDQSKRCEYHQGAPGHTLDNCWRLRDEIQRRIDSNRLTFNAIRPPNVQANPLPDHRPNSGPSINMISVCVSERDEEAQRSPPPFVINYTPEELTVGFTGHAASPVPFVVDVPAREPYSDNKVPWAYEGSIGSVEQQFSVMGLTRSGRVYENPTAKDKGKAPAVGDGATPERSPFPSKKRRLEDRQLTSLEPTEEINVGTQEEPRILKIGTSLDPTQRVRMIDFLTMYQEVFAWSYADMPGLDPSIVKHFLPLDTEKFPPKRQQLRRQRASLLLRIKEEVVKQINAGFLEVCNYSEWVANIVPVEKKDGRVRVCVDYRDLNKASPKDNFPLPHIDILVDNTARHSQFSFMDGFSGYNQIRMAEEDKVKTTFTTMWGTFCYRVMPFGLKNAGATYQRAMVTLFHDMMHKEVEVYVDDMIAKSKVGEDHLINLKRLFDRLKEYKLRLNPAKCTFGARSGKLLGFVVSERGIEVDPDKVKAIKELPPPSSVREVRGFLGRLNYIARFIANLTDKCQPLFRLLRKNAAIEWDEECQKAFDTIKAYLVQPPVLVPPTPGRPLVLYLTVRRQSLGCMLGQEEESTHTERAIYYLSKKFTDGESNYPEIEKMCCALVWVMQRLRQYTLYHTVRLLSKADPLKYLLDSPSSTRNLAKWRCQLTEYDIEYVSRTSVKGQAIADHLAEFPIEDHTPINPDFPDEGILRVDDEGEEPGWKMYFDGAVNSTGSGIGAVLISPDGRYYPVAAKIDFPCTNNVAEYEACILGLQAAIDFKVKELEVFGDSMLTIFQTLGQWKTKDAKLVPYHEYLEKLTENFEDVSFTYTPRMTNQFADALATLASMVSITKENLIEPLEIEIAEGPAHCNSIGASEAKPWYEDIKNLLRTGQYPPFADRRDRKTLRRLAIHYFLSGEILYRRSFDSTLLRCIDEHESRRLMEEVHGGNCGPHMNGLMLAKKIMRLGYYWSTMETDCVKHVRHCHRCQVYADQIKAPPNELRPMTAPWPFSMWGMDVIGPINPKASNGHMFILVAIDYFTKWIEAVTLASVTAKAVARFLKRDVIARYGVPATIITDNAKNLNNKVIDELCAQFKIRHRNSTPYRPQMNGAVEAANKNIKKIIEKMTVNYKDWHEMLPYALLAYRTSIRTSTGATPYSLVYGMEAVLPIEVEIPSMRILAEAELEEAEWAKQRYEQLNFIDEKRLKALCHGQCYQQRMARAFNARVRHRDFNPGDLVLRKVLHVTPDSRGKFSYKYDGPFVVKEAFTGGAVILSDMDGTENALPVNADAIKKYYP